The DNA region GGCGAGGCGTGCACGGCCGCCAACCGGTTCCATGTCGCCAACGCGGTGCGAGCGGAGTTCACCGACAAGCTGATCAAGCGGATGAGCGAGTTCACCCTCGGCGACGGCCTGGACGACGCGTCGACGCTGGGCCCGCTGATCAACACCAAGCAGGTCAAGACGGTCGAGGACCTGGTGGCCGACGCGGTGGCCAAGGGCGCGACGGTCGCGGTGGGCGGCGTGGCCCCGGGCGGCCCCGGCAACTTCTACCCGGCAACCGTGCTCACCGACGTCGCCCCCGGATCCCGCATCCTCTCCGAGGAGGTGTTCGGTCCCGTCGCTCCGATCGTCGGATTCGACACCGAGGACGAGGCCATCAAGGTGGCCAACGACACCAAGTACGGCCTGGCGGCCTACATCTACACCCAATCGTTGGACCGGGCACTGCGGGTGGCCGAGGCCATCGAATCGGGGATGGTCGGCGTCAACCGGGGCGTGATCTCCGATGCGGCGGCACCGTTCGGCGGCATCAAGGAGTCCGGCTTCGGGCGCGAGGGCGGTACCGAGGGCATCGAGGAGTACCTCGACACCAAGTACATCGCGTTCACGCAGTAGTGGTCAGTGGCCGAGGCGGCCGCGGCCCATCCGCAGGAGCAGCATCGCCAGGTCTTTGCCTTCGGGGCCGAGCGCGCTGTAGCGCTCGATGACCTTCATCTCGCGGCTGTGCACCAGTCGGGTGCCGCCGGAGGCCATCCGAGCCTTGCCGATCCGCTTGGACACCTCGGTGCGGCGCTGCACAGCGGCCAGGATCTCGGCGTCCAGGCGGTCGATCTCGCCGCGCAGGTCGTCGACCTCGGCGGCTTTCGGGGTTTCGGTGCTGTCCACGCTCATCGGGTCATCCTCTGCGTTCTCGCCGTTGGTGGGTTCTGGTCTCATTCGGAGTATCCGGCCTCACACACCAGAGAAGCAGCAGCTGAGCACGAATCGAGTGTGCCACTAAGGGCCGGGCCAGCGCAAAGTGCTGTTCGGGCGGGGTGGGGCGGTGTCGGGGTGGAGCGGTAGGTTTACAGGCGATATGACTTCGTTTTCACCGTCCGCGGCCACCGACACAGATCAACTTCTCGACGGCCTCAACCCGCAGCAGCGCCAAGCCGTCCTGCACGCG from Mycolicibacterium sp. MU0053 includes:
- a CDS encoding chorismate mutase, which produces MRPEPTNGENAEDDPMSVDSTETPKAAEVDDLRGEIDRLDAEILAAVQRRTEVSKRIGKARMASGGTRLVHSREMKVIERYSALGPEGKDLAMLLLRMGRGRLGH